In Thauera aromatica K172, one DNA window encodes the following:
- a CDS encoding MFS transporter, which yields MATRKFQQMSVLIMSTTAFTVCFAVWMLFAVIGIPIKEVLALNETQFGLLAATPVLTGSLIRLPLGMLTDKFGGRIVFFVLMLCTVLPIWLIGHATEYWQFLVAGLFVGFAGGSFSVGIAYCARWFERQNQGFAMGVFGAGNSGAAVTKFVAPTLVVMFGWQMVPQVYAVAMLITAVAFWFFTYDDPEHRVHSSVTFRDQLRVLKDPRVWKYCQYYSIVFGGYVGLSLWLTKYYVNEFGMGIQAAALLAACFSLPGGVLRAVGGWLSDRYGAHKVTWWVMWASWICLFLLSYPNTDFTVQTVEGPRTFSIHLNVWVFTILLFIVGIAFAFGKASVFKYISNEFPKEIGAVSGIVGLVGGMGGFLLPIMFGALVDLTGVRSSAFMLLYGVTWVSLIWMYLTEVRRVDMFDGHDTAVDSSKA from the coding sequence ATGGCTACTCGCAAGTTTCAGCAGATGTCCGTGCTCATCATGAGCACCACCGCATTCACCGTCTGTTTTGCCGTGTGGATGCTGTTCGCGGTGATCGGCATCCCGATCAAGGAAGTCCTCGCCCTCAACGAGACCCAGTTCGGCCTGCTGGCGGCCACGCCGGTCCTGACCGGCTCGCTGATCCGTCTGCCGCTCGGCATGCTCACCGACAAGTTCGGCGGCCGCATCGTCTTCTTCGTGCTGATGCTCTGCACCGTGCTGCCGATCTGGCTGATCGGTCACGCCACCGAATACTGGCAGTTCCTCGTCGCGGGCTTGTTCGTCGGCTTCGCGGGCGGCTCCTTCTCAGTGGGTATCGCCTACTGTGCGCGCTGGTTCGAGCGCCAAAACCAGGGCTTCGCGATGGGGGTGTTCGGTGCCGGCAACTCGGGCGCCGCGGTCACCAAGTTCGTCGCGCCCACGCTGGTGGTCATGTTCGGATGGCAGATGGTGCCGCAGGTCTATGCGGTGGCAATGCTGATCACCGCGGTCGCGTTCTGGTTCTTCACCTACGACGACCCCGAGCACCGGGTGCACTCCTCGGTGACCTTCCGCGACCAGCTGCGCGTACTCAAGGATCCGCGCGTGTGGAAGTACTGCCAGTACTACTCGATCGTGTTCGGCGGCTACGTCGGCCTGTCGCTGTGGCTCACCAAGTACTACGTCAACGAGTTCGGCATGGGCATCCAGGCGGCGGCGCTGCTCGCTGCCTGCTTCTCCCTGCCCGGCGGCGTGCTGCGCGCGGTGGGCGGCTGGCTGTCCGACCGCTACGGCGCGCACAAGGTCACCTGGTGGGTGATGTGGGCGTCGTGGATCTGCCTGTTCCTGCTCTCCTATCCGAACACCGACTTCACCGTGCAGACGGTCGAGGGGCCGCGCACCTTCAGCATCCACCTCAACGTGTGGGTGTTCACGATTCTGCTCTTCATCGTCGGCATCGCCTTCGCCTTCGGCAAGGCCTCGGTGTTCAAGTACATCTCCAACGAGTTCCCCAAGGAGATCGGCGCGGTCTCCGGCATCGTCGGCCTGGTGGGCGGCATGGGCGGCTTCCTGCTGCCGATCATGTTCGGCGCCCTGGTCGACCTCACCGGCGTGCGCTCGAGCGCCTTCATGCTGCTCTACGGCGTGACCTGGGTTTCCCTGATCTGGATGTACCTGACGGAAGTCCGTCGTGT